In the Bordetella genomosp. 10 genome, one interval contains:
- the aceA gene encoding isocitrate lyase, producing MTNRETEIQRLQQDWAENPRWRGIQRGYDAAEVVRLRGSRVPEYSLAQHGATRLWQLLHEEPFVNSLGALTGNQAMQQVKAGLKAIYLSGWQVAGDANLAGQMYPDQSLYPSDSVPAAVRRINNTLTRCDQIQWMEGKEPGQCGYVDYFAPIVADAEAGFGGVLNAFELMKGMIEAGAAGVHFEDQLASVKKCGHMGGKVLVPTREAVSKLISARLAADVLGVPTLLLARTDADAADLVTSDVDENDRPYITGERTVEGFYRTRAGLDQAISRGLAYAPYADLVWCETGTPNLEYARRFAEAIHQRYPGKMLAYNCSPSFNWKKNLDDSVIAKFQRELGAMGYKFQFITLAGFHSLNYGMFELAHGYARRQMSAFVELQEKEFAAATLGFSAVRHQREVGTGYFDAVTQAIEGGRSSTTALHGSTEEAQFDHESRREALRLAKAG from the coding sequence ATGACGAACCGGGAAACCGAAATCCAACGCCTGCAGCAGGATTGGGCCGAGAACCCGCGCTGGCGCGGCATCCAGCGCGGCTACGACGCCGCCGAGGTGGTGCGCCTGCGCGGCTCGCGCGTGCCGGAATACAGCCTGGCGCAGCACGGCGCCACGCGGCTCTGGCAATTGCTGCATGAGGAGCCTTTCGTCAATTCGCTCGGCGCGCTGACCGGCAACCAGGCGATGCAGCAGGTCAAGGCCGGCCTGAAGGCCATCTACCTGTCCGGCTGGCAGGTCGCCGGCGACGCCAACCTGGCGGGGCAGATGTATCCCGACCAGTCGCTGTACCCCTCCGATTCCGTTCCCGCCGCCGTGCGCCGCATCAACAATACGCTGACGCGCTGCGACCAGATCCAATGGATGGAAGGCAAGGAGCCGGGGCAGTGCGGCTACGTCGACTACTTCGCGCCCATCGTGGCCGACGCGGAGGCCGGCTTCGGCGGCGTGCTCAACGCCTTCGAACTGATGAAGGGCATGATCGAGGCGGGCGCGGCGGGCGTGCACTTCGAGGATCAACTGGCCTCGGTGAAGAAGTGCGGCCACATGGGCGGCAAGGTGCTGGTGCCGACCCGCGAAGCGGTGTCCAAGCTGATCTCGGCGCGCCTGGCGGCCGACGTGCTGGGCGTGCCCACGCTGCTGCTGGCGCGCACCGACGCCGACGCCGCGGACTTGGTCACCAGCGACGTCGACGAGAACGACCGGCCCTACATCACCGGCGAGCGCACCGTCGAGGGTTTCTACCGCACCCGCGCCGGCCTGGACCAGGCCATCTCGCGCGGACTGGCCTACGCGCCCTACGCCGACCTGGTGTGGTGCGAGACGGGCACGCCCAACCTCGAATACGCGCGCCGTTTCGCCGAGGCCATCCACCAGCGCTATCCGGGCAAGATGCTGGCCTACAACTGCTCGCCGTCCTTCAACTGGAAGAAGAACCTCGACGATTCCGTGATCGCCAAGTTCCAGCGCGAGCTGGGCGCCATGGGCTACAAGTTCCAGTTCATCACGCTGGCGGGCTTCCACTCCCTGAACTACGGCATGTTCGAACTGGCGCATGGCTACGCGCGGCGGCAGATGAGCGCCTTCGTCGAGCTGCAGGAGAAGGAGTTCGCGGCGGCGACGCTGGGCTTCTCCGCGGTGCGCCACCAGCGCGAGGTCGGCACCGGCTATTTCGACGCGGTGACGCAGGCCATCGAAGGCGGCCGCTCGTCGACCACGGCCCTGCACGGTTCGACCGAGGAAGCGCAGTTCGACCATGAGTCGCGCCGCGAGGCGCTGCGCCTGGCGAAGGCGGGGTAA
- a CDS encoding type II toxin-antitoxin system Phd/YefM family antitoxin, which translates to MELTVSHRYISKTHFKAHALEIFRQVEASGEAVVITDHGHPTLEIRPYQPAQENALDLLRSSVLRYDDPFAPVGEDDWEAAR; encoded by the coding sequence ATGGAGCTGACCGTGTCGCACCGGTATATTTCGAAGACCCATTTCAAGGCGCACGCGCTGGAAATCTTCAGGCAGGTGGAAGCCAGCGGCGAAGCCGTGGTCATCACGGACCACGGGCATCCCACGCTGGAAATTCGCCCGTACCAGCCTGCCCAGGAGAACGCGCTCGACCTGCTGCGCTCGTCCGTGCTGCGCTACGACGACCCGTTCGCGCCGGTCGGCGAAGACGATTGGGAGGCCGCGCGGTGA
- a CDS encoding type II toxin-antitoxin system VapC family toxin, producing the protein MILLDTHTLVWWIAGDRALGHGARERIEAEQGKGAHGEILVSAISAWEVAMLARSGRLALTMSAGAWLDTVAHIPAVRFLPVDARIAAASAELPGDFHKDPADRIIVATARAHRAALATADTKIQTYPHVETVW; encoded by the coding sequence GTGATTCTCCTGGACACGCACACGCTGGTCTGGTGGATCGCCGGGGACCGCGCCCTGGGCCATGGCGCGCGGGAACGCATCGAGGCGGAACAGGGCAAGGGCGCGCACGGCGAGATCCTCGTTTCCGCCATCTCCGCCTGGGAGGTCGCCATGCTCGCCAGGAGCGGCCGCCTGGCGCTGACCATGTCCGCCGGCGCCTGGCTCGACACGGTGGCGCACATACCCGCCGTGCGCTTCCTTCCCGTCGACGCGCGCATCGCCGCGGCCTCCGCCGAGCTGCCCGGCGACTTCCACAAGGATCCGGCGGACCGCATCATCGTGGCGACGGCGCGCGCCCATCGCGCGGCGCTCGCCACGGCCGACACGAAAATCCAGACGTATCCCCACGTGGAGACGGTCTGGTGA
- the queF gene encoding NADPH-dependent 7-cyano-7-deazaguanine reductase QueF (Catalyzes the NADPH-dependent reduction of 7-cyano-7-deazaguanine (preQ0) to 7-aminomethyl-7-deazaguanine (preQ1) in queuosine biosynthesis): MTLQDAPLGHEVAYPDRYDPTLLFPIDRAPNRAALGITADSLPFEAGVDIWNAYEVSWLDPRGKPRVALASFGVPATTPRIIESKSFKLYLNSYNQERMTDADAVAARMRRDLSAAAGGDVGVRLIAPDQFDAQRIAELDGVCLDDLDVEIDTYTPAPQLLRTAGEAGVVEETLMSRLLKSNCPVTGQPDWGSVQVRYRGPRLDRAGLLAYIVSFRQHADFHEHCVERMFTDILRTCRPERLSVYARYTRRGGLDINPWRATRDMPTPVDVRTARQ, encoded by the coding sequence ATGACTTTGCAAGACGCGCCCTTGGGCCACGAGGTCGCCTACCCCGACCGCTACGATCCCACGCTGCTGTTTCCCATCGACCGCGCGCCCAACCGCGCCGCGCTGGGCATTACGGCGGACAGCCTGCCCTTCGAGGCCGGCGTGGACATCTGGAATGCCTATGAGGTGTCCTGGCTGGATCCGCGCGGCAAGCCGCGGGTGGCGCTGGCGAGCTTCGGCGTGCCCGCCACGACGCCGCGCATCATCGAGTCCAAGTCCTTCAAGCTCTACCTGAATTCCTATAACCAGGAAAGGATGACGGATGCGGACGCGGTGGCCGCCCGCATGCGCCGGGACCTGAGCGCGGCGGCCGGCGGCGACGTCGGCGTGCGCCTGATCGCGCCGGACCAGTTCGACGCGCAACGGATCGCCGAACTGGATGGCGTCTGCCTGGACGACCTGGACGTGGAGATCGACACGTATACGCCGGCGCCGCAACTGCTGCGCACCGCCGGCGAGGCCGGCGTCGTCGAAGAAACGCTGATGTCCCGGCTGCTGAAATCGAATTGCCCGGTAACGGGGCAGCCGGACTGGGGCAGCGTGCAGGTGCGCTACCGCGGACCGCGCCTGGACCGCGCCGGCCTGCTGGCCTACATCGTGTCCTTCCGCCAGCACGCCGATTTCCACGAACACTGCGTCGAACGCATGTTCACGGACATCCTGCGGACCTGCCGCCCGGAGCGGCTATCGGTCTACGCGCGCTACACGCGGCGCGGAGGACTGGACATCAATCCCTGGCGCGCGACCCGTGACATGCCCACGCCGGTGGATGTCCGCACCGCGCGGCAATAG
- a CDS encoding ABC transporter permease, which translates to MLAYTCRRLLMTLPVMLFVALFVFGLLDLAPGDPAALLAGEDATPEAIEKIRETLGLNHSFLHRFADWIHAAVHGDLGTSLYTGLRVSDMIAQRIAPTFTLMAMTLLISVALAIPMGTLAAWKHNRWQDRGIMVFAVFIFSVPAFVVGYLLAWVFGLQLRWFPVQGYVPFSSGVWASLHTLVLPAFALGSVYVALITRITRATMLETLSQDYIHTARAKGVDNRTLLFRHALKNAAVPIVTVVGIGVALLISGTVVTETVFSIPGLGRLVVDAILRRDYPVIQGTVLLLSFLYVIVNLLVDLLYRAFDPRIKF; encoded by the coding sequence ATGCTTGCTTACACCTGTAGGCGTCTATTGATGACGCTACCGGTCATGCTGTTCGTCGCACTATTCGTGTTCGGCCTGCTTGACCTCGCTCCGGGCGATCCCGCCGCCCTGCTCGCCGGCGAAGACGCCACCCCCGAGGCCATCGAGAAAATCCGGGAAACGCTGGGGCTGAATCACTCTTTCCTGCATCGATTCGCCGACTGGATCCATGCCGCCGTCCACGGCGATCTCGGCACCTCGCTCTACACCGGCCTGCGGGTGTCGGACATGATCGCGCAGCGCATCGCGCCGACGTTCACGCTGATGGCCATGACGCTGCTCATATCGGTCGCGCTCGCCATTCCCATGGGCACGCTGGCCGCCTGGAAGCACAACCGCTGGCAAGACCGGGGAATCATGGTCTTCGCGGTCTTCATTTTCTCCGTTCCCGCCTTCGTGGTCGGCTATCTGCTGGCCTGGGTCTTCGGCCTGCAACTGCGCTGGTTTCCCGTGCAGGGCTACGTGCCCTTCTCCTCGGGCGTCTGGGCCTCGCTGCATACGCTGGTCCTGCCCGCGTTCGCCCTGGGCAGCGTCTACGTCGCGCTCATCACCCGGATCACGCGCGCCACGATGCTGGAGACGCTTTCGCAGGATTACATCCATACCGCGCGCGCCAAGGGCGTGGACAACCGGACCTTGCTGTTTCGCCATGCGTTGAAGAACGCCGCCGTCCCCATCGTGACCGTGGTGGGCATCGGCGTGGCGCTGCTGATCAGCGGAACGGTGGTCACCGAAACCGTCTTTTCCATTCCCGGGCTGGGCCGGCTCGTCGTGGACGCCATCCTGCGGCGCGACTATCCCGTCATCCAGGGCACCGTCCTTCTCTTAAGCTTCCTCTACGTCATCGTCAACCTGCTCGTCGACCTCCTCTATCGCGCTTTCGACCCCAGGATCAAGTTCTGA
- a CDS encoding ABC transporter permease, with protein MKSLFGLCRRQPTILAGLILLAVIVFLAVFAPWLGTIDPTALSPIHRTRNPGAEFWFGTDLLGRDVYSRVIYGARVSLIVGFSVALLSTVIGVAIGLAAGFVRWLDAVAMRIMDGFMSIPTILLAIALISVTRPSMKNVILAITVAEIPRVVRLIRGLVLTLREQPYVEAAASSGAGTLRIVCKHIFPNTIAALTVQATYICGVAILAEASLSFIGAGVPPSVPSWGNIMAEGRTLWQVKPYLIAFPAVFLSITILAINMLGDGLRDAIDPRMNRRSGE; from the coding sequence ATGAAAAGCCTCTTCGGCCTCTGCAGGAGGCAACCCACCATACTGGCGGGCCTGATACTTCTCGCCGTCATCGTCTTCCTGGCGGTCTTCGCGCCCTGGCTGGGCACCATCGATCCGACCGCCCTGTCGCCCATACACCGCACCCGCAATCCCGGCGCCGAATTCTGGTTCGGCACGGACCTGCTCGGACGCGACGTCTATTCCCGGGTGATCTACGGCGCCCGGGTGTCGCTCATCGTCGGCTTCTCGGTCGCCCTTCTGTCGACCGTCATCGGCGTGGCGATAGGCCTGGCCGCGGGTTTCGTGCGCTGGCTGGACGCCGTGGCGATGCGCATCATGGACGGCTTCATGTCGATTCCCACGATCCTGCTGGCCATCGCGCTGATCTCGGTCACCCGTCCCTCCATGAAGAACGTCATCCTGGCCATCACCGTGGCCGAGATTCCCCGGGTGGTGCGACTGATCCGGGGGCTGGTGCTGACCCTGCGCGAACAGCCCTACGTGGAAGCGGCGGCATCGTCCGGCGCCGGCACCTTGCGCATCGTGTGCAAGCACATTTTTCCCAACACCATCGCGGCGCTCACGGTCCAGGCCACCTATATCTGCGGCGTCGCCATCCTGGCCGAAGCGAGCCTGTCGTTCATCGGGGCCGGCGTCCCGCCGTCCGTTCCCTCATGGGGCAACATCATGGCCGAGGGCCGCACCCTGTGGCAGGTCAAGCCTTATCTGATCGCGTTTCCCGCGGTCTTCCTGTCGATCACCATCCTGGCCATCAACATGCTGGGCGACGGCCTGCGGGACGCGATCGACCCGCGCATGAACCGGAGGTCCGGCGAATGA
- a CDS encoding dipeptide ABC transporter ATP-binding protein produces the protein MNTPMSQAPDEPVLQIQDLSVDFGPGQKPVHAVRGLDLRVNRGETLAIVGESGSGKSVTSLATMRLVEFGGGRITSGSIRFQREHGYVDLLKLSEVEMRTIRGGEIAMIFQEPMTSLNPVLTVGQQITEAIRLHQKCDSRTALEGARRILDQVRIPDARGILQRYPHELSGGMRQRVMIAMALSCKPSLLIADEPTTALDVTIQAQILQLIRALQEEMDMGVIFITHDMGVVAEVADRVMVMRHGEVVEENEVEPLFAQPAHPYTRALLAAVPRLGDMRGTSAPARFNLLGEQETAGAAGPAAQPSSQGEGQTILRVKDLVTRFDLRSGFLARVRKRVHAVEHLSFELKAGETLALVGESGCGKTTTGRSLMRLAKPLSGTVEFDGRRIDGGDPASLAHLRRNMQFIFQDPFASLNPRMRIGESIKEPMLIHGLAQGREADRRVAALLERVGLSSAMAGRWPHEFSGGQRQRICIARALAVNPKVVIADESVSALDVSIQAQIVNLLIDLQREFGMAYLFISHDMAVVERISHRVAVMYLGQIVEIGPRQRIFENPQHPYTRKLMQAVPIADPTQRRGRTLEVSEIPSPVRPIGYQPVVAPLANVGPGHFVARHAIGA, from the coding sequence ATGAATACGCCCATGTCCCAAGCCCCGGACGAACCCGTCCTCCAGATCCAGGATCTCTCCGTCGACTTCGGCCCCGGGCAGAAACCGGTCCACGCGGTCCGCGGGCTCGACCTGCGGGTCAATCGGGGAGAAACGCTCGCCATCGTCGGCGAGTCCGGATCCGGCAAATCCGTGACCTCCCTGGCCACGATGCGGCTGGTCGAGTTCGGCGGTGGAAGGATCACGTCCGGCAGCATCCGGTTCCAACGCGAACATGGCTACGTCGATCTGCTCAAGCTCTCCGAAGTGGAAATGCGGACGATCCGCGGCGGCGAGATCGCGATGATCTTCCAGGAACCGATGACGTCGCTGAATCCGGTGCTCACCGTCGGCCAGCAAATCACCGAAGCCATACGCCTGCACCAGAAATGCGATTCCCGCACCGCGCTGGAAGGCGCCCGCCGCATTCTGGACCAGGTGCGCATCCCGGACGCCCGCGGCATCCTGCAGCGATATCCCCATGAATTGTCGGGCGGCATGCGCCAGCGCGTGATGATCGCGATGGCGCTGTCGTGCAAGCCATCGCTGCTCATCGCCGACGAGCCCACGACGGCGCTGGACGTCACCATCCAGGCGCAGATCCTGCAATTGATTCGCGCGCTGCAGGAGGAAATGGACATGGGGGTCATCTTCATTACCCATGACATGGGCGTCGTGGCCGAAGTGGCCGATCGCGTCATGGTGATGCGCCATGGCGAAGTCGTCGAGGAAAACGAGGTCGAGCCGCTCTTCGCGCAACCCGCCCATCCCTATACCCGCGCTCTCCTGGCCGCGGTTCCGCGCCTGGGCGACATGCGGGGCACGTCGGCGCCGGCTCGCTTCAATCTCCTCGGAGAGCAAGAGACCGCCGGCGCCGCCGGGCCGGCGGCGCAGCCGTCCTCCCAGGGTGAAGGACAGACCATCCTGCGCGTCAAAGACCTGGTGACCCGCTTCGATCTCCGCAGCGGATTCCTGGCGCGCGTGCGCAAGCGCGTCCACGCCGTCGAACACCTCAGCTTCGAACTGAAGGCGGGCGAAACGCTGGCGCTCGTCGGCGAATCCGGCTGCGGCAAGACGACCACCGGCCGCTCGCTGATGCGCCTGGCGAAACCGTTGTCGGGGACGGTCGAATTCGACGGCCGCCGCATAGACGGCGGCGATCCGGCGTCGCTGGCGCATCTGCGCCGGAACATGCAATTCATCTTCCAGGATCCGTTCGCCTCCCTGAACCCCCGCATGCGCATCGGCGAGAGCATCAAGGAACCCATGCTCATACACGGACTGGCGCAAGGCCGCGAAGCCGACAGGCGCGTCGCCGCGCTGTTGGAGCGGGTCGGCCTGAGCAGCGCCATGGCCGGCCGCTGGCCGCATGAGTTTTCCGGCGGCCAGAGACAGCGCATCTGCATCGCGCGCGCCCTGGCCGTGAATCCCAAGGTGGTCATCGCCGACGAGTCCGTGTCGGCGCTGGACGTCTCGATCCAGGCCCAGATCGTGAACCTGCTGATCGACCTCCAGCGCGAATTCGGCATGGCCTATCTGTTCATTTCCCACGACATGGCCGTGGTCGAGCGCATCAGCCACCGCGTGGCGGTGATGTACCTGGGCCAGATCGTCGAGATCGGCCCCCGGCAGCGCATTTTCGAGAACCCGCAGCACCCGTACACCCGCAAGCTCATGCAGGCGGTGCCTATTGCCGACCCCACGCAGCGCCGGGGGAGAACCCTGGAAGTCAGCGAAATCCCGAGTCCCGTCCGGCCCATCGGCTACCAACCCGTCGTCGCGCCGCTGGCGAACGTCGGCCCCGGCCATTTCGTCGCGCGGCATGCGATCGGCGCATAG
- a CDS encoding ABC transporter substrate-binding protein, whose amino-acid sequence MNRRSFLLTPLALAVAQTLPVSAFAQPKPRNFRWVPQADLTLLDPIFTTAQITQNHAQLVFDTLYGLDEKFQPHPQMAEGHTVSDDKLVWTITLRDGLKFHDGSPVRAADVVASIKRWGDRDLMGRTLMKATKSIETIDDRTLRITLSEPFPLILHALGRQTTNMAAIMPERLARLPSNQAIKEMVGSGPFRFLADKWISGSKVVYERFEGYVPRKDTMAPSFGAGPKIAHIPGVEWNIIPDSATAIAALQAGEIDGVERVNNDFLGMLKEMPDVQLVKIGLPGINILRFNHLYPPFNNVEIRRAILSVVNQTEYMTAANGSSFPEYWNDHCGVFVPGCPMDSKAGMEKLTGKRDIAAAKAAIGKAGYNNERVVLLDPVDFPSHHASALVTADLFKKLGLNVDVQSVDWGTAVQRRNSQASPEEGGWSVAFTGLSGMNNLDPAGHLALRGNGKNAWFGWPQSARLEELRDQWFKAPDLETQKKICAEIQEQVFIDVPYIPLGATYQVSALRSQWKDFEPLMPLFYTLRHA is encoded by the coding sequence ATGAATCGTAGAAGCTTCCTCCTGACACCGCTTGCCCTGGCTGTCGCGCAGACGCTGCCGGTTTCGGCATTCGCCCAGCCCAAGCCCAGGAACTTCCGCTGGGTGCCGCAAGCCGACCTCACGTTGCTCGATCCCATCTTCACGACGGCGCAGATCACGCAAAACCATGCGCAACTCGTCTTCGACACCCTGTACGGCCTGGACGAAAAGTTCCAGCCCCATCCGCAGATGGCCGAAGGCCACACCGTCAGCGACGACAAGCTGGTCTGGACGATAACGCTGCGCGACGGCCTCAAGTTCCACGACGGCTCGCCCGTGCGCGCCGCCGACGTGGTGGCGAGCATCAAGCGCTGGGGCGACAGGGACCTGATGGGCCGGACGTTGATGAAGGCCACCAAGTCCATTGAAACGATCGACGATCGCACGCTGCGCATCACGCTGTCCGAGCCCTTCCCGCTGATCCTGCACGCGCTGGGCCGCCAGACGACCAATATGGCCGCCATCATGCCGGAACGTCTGGCCAGGCTTCCGTCGAATCAGGCCATCAAGGAAATGGTCGGCAGCGGCCCCTTCCGTTTCCTGGCCGACAAATGGATTTCCGGCTCCAAGGTGGTGTACGAGCGCTTCGAGGGCTATGTTCCGCGCAAGGACACGATGGCGCCAAGCTTCGGCGCCGGTCCCAAGATCGCCCACATACCGGGCGTCGAATGGAACATCATTCCCGACAGCGCCACGGCGATCGCGGCGCTGCAGGCCGGCGAAATCGATGGCGTCGAACGGGTCAACAACGATTTCCTGGGCATGCTGAAGGAGATGCCCGACGTGCAGTTGGTCAAGATCGGCCTTCCGGGCATCAACATCCTGCGCTTCAACCATCTATACCCCCCGTTCAACAACGTCGAGATCCGGCGCGCCATTCTCTCCGTGGTCAACCAGACGGAGTACATGACGGCGGCGAACGGCTCCTCCTTCCCGGAATACTGGAACGACCACTGCGGGGTATTCGTTCCCGGCTGCCCCATGGACAGCAAGGCGGGCATGGAAAAACTCACCGGCAAGCGCGACATCGCCGCGGCGAAAGCCGCGATCGGTAAGGCCGGCTACAACAACGAGCGCGTCGTCCTGCTGGACCCCGTCGACTTCCCGTCGCATCACGCATCGGCCCTGGTCACCGCGGACCTGTTCAAGAAACTGGGCTTGAACGTGGACGTCCAGTCCGTCGACTGGGGCACGGCGGTTCAACGCCGCAACAGCCAGGCCTCGCCCGAGGAAGGCGGCTGGAGCGTGGCCTTCACCGGCCTGAGCGGCATGAACAACCTGGACCCCGCCGGTCATCTGGCATTGCGGGGCAACGGCAAGAACGCGTGGTTCGGCTGGCCCCAGAGCGCGCGCCTGGAAGAACTGCGCGATCAGTGGTTCAAGGCCCCGGACCTGGAGACGCAGAAGAAAATCTGCGCGGAAATCCAGGAGCAGGTCTTTATCGATGTTCCTTATATCCCGCTGGGCGCCACCTACCAGGTTTCGGCGCTCCGGTCCCAGTGGAAAGACTTCGAGCCGCTGATGCCGCTGTTCTACACCCTGCGTCACGCCTGA
- a CDS encoding M81 family metallopeptidase, producing the protein MRIAVLQFTHETVTFLPNDTTLDDFVYAGSPASGEALLRTDPKGYMGGFVQVAREYADVELVGITSPLFPKTGTGSGWITREAFEHFTRIMVEELAEQGPFDGAFLALHGASAVRGVPRPEAELARRVRAVIGEAAFISATFDPHGNEDEQFLQSADMGFCVKYFPHYDMHLQGERAARMLVRAIRKDFVPTHAVIRVPIIAPTVLMWTGASPWSDLVQRALTWEAREPDVFVNVFFGFPWADVPDAGMTIQVLTNGKPDLARSVAEDMANWAWRKREALLNTTRIHDMPTGVRLAAEAVAAGKSPVTLADCSDRSGYATWLLREVLAQDLKRALIATVASPRTIKALEQAGAKAGDDFDMEVGGLIDESAGPAIRVKGKIHSVAKATAGRFRAQDWYLVSFGEGNILILSPYLVQIQEPQDLWDLGLRPEDFDVVAVKSRVHFRRGFDDSGYSPTILIVEPDEPFMGTVRLEALDYQHLKLADYYPYGNPVFDCKVL; encoded by the coding sequence ATGCGCATCGCAGTCCTGCAATTCACCCATGAAACCGTCACGTTTCTGCCCAACGACACCACGCTCGACGACTTCGTCTACGCCGGGTCGCCGGCAAGCGGCGAGGCCCTGTTGCGGACGGACCCCAAGGGCTACATGGGCGGATTCGTCCAAGTGGCCCGCGAGTATGCCGACGTCGAACTGGTGGGCATTACCTCGCCGCTATTCCCCAAGACCGGCACCGGCTCGGGCTGGATAACCCGGGAAGCCTTCGAACACTTCACCCGCATCATGGTCGAGGAACTGGCGGAACAGGGGCCCTTCGACGGCGCATTCCTGGCGCTGCACGGCGCCAGCGCCGTGCGCGGCGTACCCCGGCCCGAGGCGGAACTGGCGCGGCGGGTCCGCGCCGTCATCGGCGAAGCCGCTTTCATCAGCGCTACGTTCGACCCCCACGGCAATGAGGACGAGCAGTTCCTCCAGAGCGCCGATATGGGTTTTTGCGTCAAGTACTTCCCGCACTACGACATGCACCTGCAAGGCGAACGCGCCGCGCGCATGCTGGTCCGCGCCATCCGCAAGGACTTCGTGCCCACGCACGCCGTCATCCGCGTGCCCATCATCGCGCCCACCGTGCTGATGTGGACCGGCGCCTCCCCCTGGTCGGACCTGGTCCAGCGCGCGCTCACCTGGGAAGCCCGCGAGCCCGATGTGTTCGTCAACGTGTTCTTCGGATTCCCGTGGGCGGACGTGCCGGACGCCGGCATGACGATCCAGGTGCTGACCAACGGCAAGCCCGACCTGGCCAGGTCCGTTGCCGAGGATATGGCCAACTGGGCCTGGCGCAAGCGCGAAGCCCTGCTGAACACGACCAGGATCCATGACATGCCGACCGGCGTGCGGCTGGCCGCCGAAGCCGTCGCCGCGGGCAAGTCGCCGGTAACGCTGGCCGACTGCAGCGACCGGTCCGGCTACGCGACCTGGCTTCTGCGCGAAGTCCTTGCCCAGGACCTGAAACGCGCGCTCATCGCCACCGTCGCTTCTCCCCGGACGATAAAGGCCCTGGAACAGGCAGGCGCCAAGGCGGGCGACGATTTCGACATGGAAGTGGGCGGACTCATCGATGAATCGGCCGGGCCCGCCATCCGCGTAAAAGGCAAGATACACAGCGTCGCCAAGGCCACGGCCGGGCGTTTCCGGGCGCAGGACTGGTATCTCGTTTCCTTCGGCGAAGGCAACATCCTGATATTGAGTCCCTATCTCGTACAGATCCAGGAGCCGCAAGACCTGTGGGACCTGGGCCTGCGGCCGGAGGACTTCGACGTCGTCGCCGTCAAGTCGCGCGTCCATTTCCGCCGCGGTTTCGACGACAGCGGCTATTCGCCCACCATCCTGATCGTCGAACCCGACGAGCCTTTCATGGGAACGGTGCGGCTGGAAGCCCTGGACTACCAGCATCTGAAACTTGCCGACTACTATCCCTACGGCAACCCGGTCTTCGACTGCAAGGTGCTGTAG
- a CDS encoding LysR family transcriptional regulator has protein sequence MLNTAFRYFLEVVDSGSLTGAASRLHVAPSAVSRMIRKLEDEYKTLLFERHGRGMVLTEAGEILATSARRGQLEAEHARMDISDLRRVGKRHIRISANQAFGMELLPRLMARFQKTEPDVTFHLTLARATEIHRRIQDGEDDIGLYYSLRPAVDVNLQYSRRMRVLALVKEDHPLARKASISLKDIESYPVGQMSQGTTIRTIVDLCCMQANVALTTVFVSNNVTSLQNFCLEREDVVVFFGELTATSVLRQCGLVALLISDPQLHQRHLQIITMEGREMPNSAKRFLEMTIDHIEHKRDQPWDDPGDRA, from the coding sequence ATGCTGAACACGGCTTTCCGCTATTTTCTCGAGGTTGTGGACTCCGGCTCCCTGACCGGCGCGGCATCGCGCCTGCACGTCGCGCCGTCCGCGGTCAGCAGGATGATCCGCAAGCTCGAGGACGAGTACAAGACGCTGCTGTTCGAGCGGCACGGACGCGGAATGGTGCTGACCGAGGCGGGCGAGATCCTGGCGACCAGCGCGCGGCGCGGCCAACTGGAGGCCGAACATGCCAGGATGGACATTTCCGACCTGCGCCGGGTCGGCAAGCGCCACATCCGCATTTCCGCCAACCAGGCGTTCGGCATGGAGCTGCTGCCGCGCTTGATGGCTCGCTTCCAGAAAACAGAGCCGGACGTGACTTTCCATCTGACGCTCGCACGCGCCACGGAAATCCACCGCAGGATACAGGACGGCGAGGACGACATCGGCCTCTACTACAGCCTGCGGCCCGCCGTCGACGTCAATCTCCAGTATTCGCGGCGCATGCGGGTGCTGGCGCTGGTCAAGGAGGATCACCCGCTCGCCAGGAAAGCGTCGATCTCGCTGAAGGACATCGAGTCCTACCCGGTCGGGCAGATGAGCCAGGGCACCACCATCCGGACCATCGTCGACCTGTGCTGCATGCAGGCGAACGTCGCGTTGACGACCGTGTTCGTCAGCAATAACGTCACGTCGCTGCAGAATTTCTGCCTGGAGCGGGAGGACGTGGTCGTCTTCTTTGGCGAGCTGACCGCCACGTCCGTCCTGCGGCAATGCGGCCTGGTCGCGCTCCTGATCAGCGACCCTCAACTCCATCAACGGCATCTGCAGATCATCACGATGGAAGGCCGCGAGATGCCCAATAGCGCGAAGCGGTTCCTGGAAATGACCATCGACCATATCGAGCACAAGCGGGACCAGCCATGGGACGACCCGGGCGACCGGGCATGA